Proteins encoded within one genomic window of Brassica rapa cultivar Chiifu-401-42 chromosome A09, CAAS_Brap_v3.01, whole genome shotgun sequence:
- the LOC103842474 gene encoding uncharacterized protein LOC103842474, with product MIDPVMMVDDGGKFKEDKKMNVEESGETWSNMVLKKLLRPARYFDPPDEAGSMTDSSCDSCGEQDDENPSRKRCFICASFEHVGEQCSMGHDSCPNDGSVCLRCGDMGHDMSLCKYEYSEDDLKDVRCYVCKSFGHMCCGEAISSSSWAVSCYKCGKLGHVGLGCGRHYEEPPTCWGKRHCSSRLAEKKRRRLTKALATSAAIRDRLEKKKQVILEQQQHQQHSTLDESNGKVEKSDGNFEEGSTSHGKKNDGNSEQHCTLDGKTKKDKVESEQKVSKEEEEDESNDWITEGLVFGKHQKAEFSHYTIRS from the coding sequence ATGATCGATCCTGTGATGATGGTTGATGACGGAGGAAAGTTTAAGGAAGATAAGAAGATGAATGTTGAAGAATCTGGAGAAACATGGAGCAACATGGTTCTGAAAAAGCTTCTTCGTCCAGCAAGGTACTTCGACCCTCCCGACGAAGCTGGTTCAATGACTGATTCCTCTTGTGATAGCTGTGGGGAGCAAGATGATGAAAATCCCTCTAGGAAGCGTTGCTTTATATGCGCTAGTTTCGAGCATGTCGGGGAACAGTGTTCAATGGGACACGACTCTTGTCCTAACGACGGATCCGTTTGCCTAAGATGCGGAGACATGGGACATGATATGTCTTTGTGCAAGTACGAATACTCCGAGGATGATCTCAAGGATGTGCGATGCTATGTCTGTAAAAGCTTTGGCCACATGTGCTGCGGCGAGGCGATCTCGTCGTCATCGTGGGCTGTGTCTTGCTACAAGTGTGGTAAACTGGGTCATGTCGGGCTAGGGTGTGGTAGACACTACGAGGAGCCTCCCACGTGTTGGGGGAAAAGGCATTGTTCGAGTAGATTAGCTGAGAAGAAAAGGAGACGTCTTACGAAGGCTCTTGCTACTTCGGCGGCCATTAGGGATAGGcttgagaagaagaagcagGTGATActggaacaacaacaacatcagcAGCATTCCACTCTTGATGAATCCAACGGGAAGGTTGAGAAGAGTGATGGAAACTTTGAAGAGGGTTCTACTTCCCACGGGAAGAAGAATGATGGAAACTCGGAACAGCATTGTACTCTTGATGGGAAGACGAAGAAGGATAAAGTTGAGTCGGAACAGAAGGTTagtaaagaagaagaggaagatgaatcAAATGATTGGATAACAGAGGGTTTGGTCTTTGGAAAGCATCAGAAGGCTGAGTTCTCCCATTACACCATCAGGTCATAA
- the LOC103842457 gene encoding cytochrome P450 708A2, whose product MSFMWNVVYVIIALVVVKISQWLWQWSNPNSKGSGKLPPGSMGFPIVGETFEFFRSSGLLEIPPFFQKRMLRYGPLFRTNILGSRTVISTDADVIYEIFRQENQSFIQSYPDIFVKVLGKDNVFFKTGDIHRHIKHATMHLIGSEGLKRKMIGFMNQTTREHLRWKATQGAFNLRHAASNLIVSYITPQMISNLKPETQEKLIDHFKTFNIEWFQSPFALATWKTVYKVLRARKEAVKIITEALEKRKDSIEKQGDFLDTLLEEMKKEGSIFYKESIVSLLLNIGFVSRDSTSYATALTVNFISKNPRVLTELKREHEAIVQKRDDKEPGLGWDEYKNCMPFTRMVIYESLRLANLGTIIFRKAVKDVEVKGYTIPAGWIVAVAPSVVHYNSEIYENPLEFNPWRWEGKDLQSPGSKTLMVFGGGARQCIGSDLARLHLAVFIHHFVTTYDFSVVQECEICRVPFPFFTKDLVINISPKSPS is encoded by the exons ATGAGTTTCATGTGGAACGTTGTGTATGTGATCATCGCCTTAGTGGTTGTGAAGATCAGCCAGTGGTTGTGGCAATGGTCGAACCCAAACTCCAAGGGCAGTGGCAAGCTACCGCCGGGGTCAATGGGTTTTCCAATCGTCGGAGAGACTTTTGAATTCTTTAGGTCTTCTGGATTACTCGAGATCCCACCTTTTTTTCAGAAGAGGATGCTAAG GTACGGGCCATTGTTTCGGACCAACATTTTGGGCTCTAGGACGGTGATTTCGACGGACGCAGATGTTATATACGAGATTTTCCGGCAGGAGAACCAGTCTTTTATACAAAGCTATCCGGATATTTTTGTCAAGGTACTTGGAAAAGACAATGTGTTTTTCAAGACAGGAGACATACACAGACATATCAAACATGCCACTATGCATCTCATTGGCTCGGAAGGTTTGAAGCGAAAGATGATAGGATTTATGAACCAGACCACCCGCGAGCATCTTAGATGGAAGGCTACCCAGGGCGCTTTCAACCTTAGGCATGCTGCTTCAAAC TTGATAGTATCGTACATAACACCGCAGATGATTAGTAATCTAAAACCAGAAACTCAAGAAAAGCTTATCGATCATTTCAAAACTTTCAATATTGAGTGGTTTCAGTCACCTTTCGCGCTCGCTACCTGGAAGACTGTCTACAAAGTCCTTAGG GCACGAAAAGAAGCAGTCAAGATAATTACCGAAGCTCTGGAGAAGAGGAAAGATTCAATAGAGAAACAAGGAGACTTCCTCGATACATTGCTAGAGGAGATGAAGAAAGAAGGGAGCATTTTTTACAAAGAGTCTATTGTAAGCCTACTATTAAATATTGGATTCGTCTCTAGAGATTCCACTTCTTACGCTACCGCTTTAACCGTCAACTTTATCTCAAAAAACCCAAGAGTGCTTACGGAGTTGAAg agaGAGCATGAGGCGATTGTACAAAAGAGAGACGATAAAGAACCAGGACTTGGCTGGGATGAGTATAAAAACTGCATGCCTTTCACCCGCATG GTTATCTACGAGTCGCTTCGGCTGGCAAACTTGGGAACCATAATCTTTAGAAAGGCTGTGAAAGATGTCGAAGTCAAAG GATACACGATTCCAGCGGGTTGGATAGTGGCCGTTGCACCTTCAGTGGTTCACTATAATTCTGAAATCTATGAGAATCCATTGGAGTTTAATCCATGGAGATGGGAg GGGAAAGATTTGCAGTCGCCAGGGTCTAAAACATTGATGGTGTTTGGAGGTGGAGCAAGACAGTGTATAGGATCAGATTTAGCGAGACTTCACTTGGCAGTCTTCATTCATCATTTTGTAACCACTTACGATTTCTCGGTGGTCCAAGAATGTGAGATATGTCGGGTACCATTTCCTTTCTTCACCAAGGACCTGGTTATAAACATCTCCCCCAAGTCTCCCAGCTAG